The Primulina huaijiensis isolate GDHJ02 chromosome 17, ASM1229523v2, whole genome shotgun sequence genome window below encodes:
- the LOC140963425 gene encoding uncharacterized protein: MVGKKGSRRATSASSRPQREPESSHVEKRQEQPRQETRAEQPLHETRVEQTRPNENVGNLTLEQLGQFIARTVDEAMKRNQESVFVEEQVARQEREEDAEGHQGRVEEPQPHQRGEISEIGETWKEIQMLRQQLGSRAPAPKRGSPFSLAILEEGLPPNFRQSNVGEYDGHTDPEEHLGRFENAALLHQYSDGVKCRVFLGTLVRSAQQWFNTLQPNSIRSFEDFSAAFLHRFASSKKHQKNYLSLFVVKQQEAETLREFVQRFNNAALEIPAATPDIMISAFTQGLRGGEFFKSLVKKPPSSYDDLLSRAEKYVNLEDAQRHKRMEQRPGRSRVEGAERGSRKRGAAEREDDKARGIGQFSSHVPLDGSRDKVMEVRESEGRWEKSQRVECSARLPSRDKREGSSSRSRQRSHSSPRRGQGPPWINQRIGE; the protein is encoded by the coding sequence atggtaggcaagaaaggaagtagaagagctacctcagcatcatcgcgtcctcagagGGAACCCGAATCATCTCATGTGGAGAAgagacaggaacaacctcgtcaagagacaagagccgagcagccccttcacgagacaagggtcgaACAAACCCGTCCTAATGAGaacgtggggaacttgaccctggaacAGCTGGGCCAATTTATCGCCCGGACTgtggatgaggccatgaaaagGAATCAAGAGTCTGTGTTTGTAGAGGAACAGGTAGCCCGTCAGGAGCGTGAGGAAGATGCTGAGGGCCACCAGGGCAGGGTTGAAGAGCCACAGCCCCACCAAAGGGGGGAGATTAGTGAGATAGGAGAAACGTGGAAGGAAATACAGATGTTGAGGCAGCAGTTGGGAAGCAGAGCGCCGGCACCCAAGAGAGGAAGTCCTTTTTCACTAGCCATTTTAGAAGAAGGGCTTCCTCCAAATTTTCGACAGTCGAATGTGGGTGAGTACGATGGACATACTGAccccgaggaacacttggggaggtttgagaatgcggccctgttacatcaatattcagatggggtcaagtgcagggtgtttctgggcacgttggtgaggtcagcccagcaatggtttaacaccttgcagcccaactccatacgatctttcgaggatttttccgctgctttcttgcacagattcgctagcagcaaaaaacaccaaaaaaacTATTTGAGCCTGTTTGTGGTGAAACAACAAGAAGCTGAAACTTTGCGAGAGtttgtccagcgtttcaacAACGCAGCGTTGGAGATACCAGCGGCCACtcctgacatcatgataagtgcctttacccAGGGACTTAGAGGAGGAGAGTTCTTTAAATCGTTAGTGAAGAAACCTCCATCAAGTTATGATGATCTGTTATCTCGGgcggaaaaatatgtaaatctcgAAGATGCCCAACGGCATAAGAGGATGGAGCAGCGACCTGGGAGAAGTAGAGTTGAGGGAGCGGAAAGAGGAAGTAGGAAGAGAGGCGCGGCCGAGAGGGAGGATGATAAGGCTAGGGGCATAGGACAATTCTCATCCCATGTTCCTCTGGATGGGAGTCGGGACAAGGTGATGGAAGTGAGGGAGTCCGAGGGGAGGTGGGAGAAGTCGCAAAGGGTTGAGTGCAGTGCTAGATTGCCTTCGCGGGATAAACGAGAAGGATCCTCATCCAGGAGTCGACAAAGGTCTCACTCGTCCCCTAGGCGTGGTCAAGGCCCTCCATGGATAAATCAGAGGATCGGGGAGTAG